The region AGCGTCAAAGTATAATAAGACACATGATTCAGGGTGTTACGTTTGCATTGAAGGTCCAAGGTTCTCCACTAAGGCTGAATCCAGGATATGGAGGGATGTTTATGGATGTGATATAATTGGTATGACCCTTATCCCAGAGGTTAACCTAGCCCGGGAATTAGGCATGTGTTACGCATTATTAGCGGTAATAACGGATTACGACATATGGGTTCCACATCAGCCTGTTACCGCTGAACTTGTTGAGAAGACGATGGGTGAGAAGCTTGACTTGGCTAAGAGGGTTATGACCGAGGTAATACCCAGGATACCTAAGGACATTCATGTTAAGTGCCAGGAGACGCTTAAGGATGCTTGTGTTTAAAAATCCAATTCAGGCTTACTGGGCTTAATGAATTCCCTAAGTAGGGTTGTTGCATAGTTACCCTTAGGTAACTTGAAGATTAACTTAGCGTCACTTCCCTCTACTGATATCGAGTGGATAAGTGGCTTAACACTAAGCCACCTAACACCACCCCCAGTGGCTAGTTTAGGCATTCTGCTTAACTTAAAGTCACTTGGCTCAACACCCTCAGCTCTAAGTACGCCTAATTCAATCTCGCCTTGAATACCATTATTTAACCTACTCCTATAACCCACCAGGTGACCGACCACAGTTGCCCTGCCCTTACTTATAATTAAGTTAACCTTATCAACCATTGAACCCTCAGCCTTTATAACATTACCAGTGGGTAAACCATGCTCATCAAGCAGGACCACTAGGTCACCGTCAATAGCCTTATTTATTGGGATACCCCTACCAATGCGGGTACTTAAGGCCTTATTGAAGAGGTATGATTGGTACGCCTCAATGTATAGTCTAAGTAGATTCATTGGTAACTTACTTAAGGCATTCATGTAGTTCCCTGGATCTACTGATAATTGCTTAAGCACAAGCCTCTCAGGAAGATACCTAATGCTCCTTGGTAGTAACTCAAGAGCCTTAGAGTACTCACCCATGCCTGCCAGTTCCCTAGCCTTCTTAACAACATCATCCTCATGAGGGTATGGCTTAGCAACCAATTCCTCAACAGCCTTCTCAAAATCACCCATTATAATTAATTTACCTATAATATGCGAGTTAGGTCTCCTTAACCCAAACCTCTGGTAACCATAGTAGGATGGTAACCCCCTCTCCATTACTTGCTCAACAACGCAATTAAACACTGATTCATTACCGCTAATACCTCTAACAACTATGGTGAATTGATTACCCCATATTTCACCAGGCGTAAAAGGCTTATCCATTGAAAAGGAAGCAATTACCTTAACCTTAGGCCCCAGGTCTAAGCCCACTAGTTGAGTAGGCGTAACCCCTCTAATTGATATTACCTGCGTAGCCACTGCCCCAGTATCCTTTAATCCACCATAGGATATATCACTAAGCTTAACACCAAGTCTCCTACTGAGGGTAATCACTAGACTAATAGTATCGATTCTCCTCTTCTCCACAATAATCCAAGTATAGGGACCAGGCCTGGGCTTAATGCTAACTGGGGTTGATGAGGACACAACCTCACCATTGATTAAAACCTCATTAACTAGGAAATCCTCAGGGCTGCTCCTTAACCTACCCCCAACTCCATCACAGTCAGTTATGTAGTACTCCATACCCACTAACAGGTCTAAATGAGCTTCAGTTGGCTTAGGCATTTCCAGGTTGCGTCTTAAATGTCTATTAATAAACCAACCTCTCCAAGCAGTTTACTTAAACCATATAGTATTGATGAGTATATGGCTATTGACACGTCTATCACTACATTAAACTCCTCAAGCCTACTGCCTAGGCTAAATAGGTTTGTTCCAAGGGATATTATACCTTTAACATCATTAATTAATGAAGGGTTAATCGAGACTGCTAACCCTTGGCTAACCAGCCAATTAGCCACGGTAACCACGTAAATTGGGGTTACTAACCCAATCGAGAACAAGAAGCCTCCAATCCACCTAACCTGCCTAATTGGTATTAAGCTAGCTCCAAGGGCTGTTAACTGCATTGCGTAATTAGCAATCATGGATAGGTAATAAAGCATGTACGTATTCACCAACGCCCATTCAGCCTGCCAGGTAAAGTACCTTGATATGTCATTTAAGTAATAACCCACTGGTGATATGAAGGGAAGAACAGTTAATGTTACTTCAGCAATATATAATTGCGTCAATGAGTTAACCAATGCATTAGCCATGCTGCCAAACGCTAATGATGCTGCTCCAGGGTCAATTATAGGTTTCTTAATTGTTTCATTCACCATTACGCAAGTTCCATAGGAAGTGACGGAGCATTGAAGGGTCTTAACATTCTGGGAAATGAATTCAATCCTTAGGTTTAGGCTGTTGAGAATAGTATTCAACAAGTACTTCTGATTAATCAACATTAATAATACGGCTACATACATTGAGAAACCTAGTAATGTGTCAAATATGTGTGACTCCCCAATCCTCCTCATTATGGCGTTTCCCCAACTCATTAATAAGTAACCATAAATCATGTTAAGGGAGGAACCTAATAACGCAATGCATAGGCCATAGTAGTCTAGGCAAATCATCACTATGGGTAAACATTAGTTAAGTATAGGTTAAGGCTAAGTAGGGGAATGAATCAATCGCCATTACCCTACTTACGCTTTAGTTAACGCCCAGTTAATCATAGTGTTACCACATGAGTAGTGGGCTAAGTAACATAGTCTGGACTATAATAGGGGTTGTCTTATCAGTAATAGTAGCTGCAATACTATGGGTCTTTGTGTCAAATAGCATGGGTACGTATAGTCAATTACTTGTAAGTGCCGGTGAAGTGACGCCAAGTATGATACAGGCTACAATAAAGAACATGGGCTTAGGTTCAGTAACAATAATTGGCGTTAACTTCACCAACCAGGATGGTAATCAAGTCACGTGTACTGTAACTAACGTGTACGTGAATGGTGTACCCATTAACTTAACTAAGCCTGTTGTGTTAAAGGGTGGTGATCAATTAGTAGTGGATGCTGAGGGGGTTGGATGCGTGTATGCCTACTATGTTATAGTTAAGACAAGCAATGGGTATTACAGTAGTGTGGTGAATGATTAATAATGAGAAGTAGCAGTATTGGTCAATTAAATCTCCTTATTCTACCATCAACTGCACCCATCGTCAAGGGTATGGTTACTTGGCGATATAGCCCAAATTGCAGCTTACTGGGTTTAAACCTACCCCTCAGTGATGAGGATAAATTAGTTATGGTCAGGTTAGCGATGGAGTATGGCTTCATGATTAAGGCCAACAATATTAATAACGTGGGCAACTTCATTAGTGAATGTGAGGGGTTAGTATGCCCAGCATTAAGGCTTATTGATGCTCAACCACCTGGTTTATTGAACGGTACATGCTTCACTGTACCAGTACCACCGCTGGAGCCTGTTTCCACTATTCTAGGATTATTAATAGCGTTACCAATAATGAGACTAGTGGATAAGGGAATAACTTATGAAGTGTATAGTGACAGGTGGTTTAGGTTTAAGGACCTACTACTCTACCTTAAGTTAAGGGGCATTAACATTAATGTCTACACAACCATAGTACCTGAAGGGGCGCAAACGCCACCGTTTGATCATGTCTTCCAGAGTAAGGGCAAACTAAACGTTAAGATCCCGATGGAGCATTATGAATATGCCGAATCAGACTATATTCCTGTTAATATTAAGGAATTAATGAGCAACAGTAGTGAAATCCCATTAAGGGCACTAATTGACTCAGGGGTACCGATAAGCGAGGTCAATAAGTTGATAATGACTGGGGCAGCATATCTGGAGATAAGCAATGGTGTTACAATACTTAGGTTAAACTATAAAGGACGGCGTTAACCTATTTTTCAATTAAACCATACGGCAGTACCTGGTTTATTAACTCCACATGAGCAAGCAGCGTCCTTCTACAACAATACCTGGTTACATGTAAGTCATCAAGCACCTTTCCAGGATCCTCCCCAGCAAGTACCCTATTCCTAAATGGCTCCCATAAGTGACCCAATGGTCTTCCACAAGTCCAACACCTAATGGGGATTATCATCCACTGATACGGGCACTAATCCCTTAATAAACCTTACCCTCCTACCAATAACTATGCCATTAATATGTAAGTGTGATTAAAGGATAAGATAATTATGCGAATGCAAGTAAGGTGCATAACTTACCTGTATGCCTTCTGTCTCTTGCTTCTGGCATGCTTTAAGCCAGGCTTCTTGGGTTCAGTCCTCCTCTCATCTCCCTTAATCATTGTTGAATCGTAGAGCATGTAGAGGTTAAGTAATTCCTTACTTTGGAAATATTCCACAAGCCCCCTTGCTATTGCCATTCTAACAGCTGATGCTTGACCCATGAATCCACCACCACTTACTGTTACATCAATGTCAACCTTATTGACGAGATCCCTCCCAGCAAGCGCAAGGGGCTCCATCATTTTAAGCCTAGCAACCTCCATGGGCCATATTGTCAATGGAACACCATTAATCTTAACAATACCTGAACCAGGCCTAATTACAGCCCTAGCTACAGCAGTCTTCCTCTTACCTGTGGCTATAACCACCTTCTGACCATTAACCTCCTGAACCTCCACGAATGGAATCGCCCTAATTCTGCCTTCCTCCTCACTCACGCATCCGTCATTTACCGGGCGTTAATAAGCTTTAGCGTTAAACTAATGATTTAGGCATGCGGTTAGCCGAAGCCGGTTATCATACTTACTACCCCACTTAATATGGCTAATGCACCCAGTAGTGCTGTTAATAAGGCTATGTGCCTCCCCCTAGCGAACCTGAGTAAGGCATCTATTAATGCAATGCTGATTAATGCAGCAATAACTATTGCCGTAACCATCGTGTACGTGTTAATGTCAGTTACCAGCGTGTTAAATAGGTGTCTTGTGAGCAGTATGGGAACCATTGATGCCCCTATTGCAGCAGGTATCATTGATATGAAGGATAATTTAAATGAATCCTCAGGGTTAAGGCCAAGTAGGAGCATTGCCGACACTGTTACACCTGATCTGCTCACTCCGGGTAATGCAGCAATACCTTGTATTACACCTATTACCGCAACCTCCCATATTCTTAAATCCTCCAGGTTCTTCCTAGGCATGTATCTAAGCCTTGAGAACGTTATTAGTATTGAGTCTGATATTAGTATTAAACCCAGTAAAACCATGGGTAACCCAATCCCAATACCTTTAATTGAGTCTGCTATTGTTAAGTAAAGTGGAACACCCACTAATCCTGTTAGGATAGTTATAATTAAAACATACTTAAGCATCATGTAATCATACCTACTTCCTCTTAAGGCAAGGGCCTTCAATATCCCCCAAACCTCCCGTCTGAAGTAGATTAATGCGGCCAGTACTGTACCTGCTTCAAGAAATAAGCCAAGGGCATAAGCTTGATTGAAGGATAAATGCAGCGCATATATTGACGTTATCATGATTTGAGTCTTACTACTTATAGGTAACCACTCGCTAATGCCCTGTACAATGCCTAGAATAATGCCATTAACCACATAGCCTAGGTTCATGAAACGTCATGAATCCAACCGTTAATAAAGATTACTCAGATACTTGACTTCACTCTACTTGACTTAACGATTAGCCTCCCGTTAACGCACTTAACTATTATATACCCATTGTATGGTTTAGTAAAGAAAATGCCCTTCCATGAACCTGGATTAGCAACCTTAAGTTTACTATCAATGACTGGTAGATGAGTGTGTCCAATGATTACCCAATCATCATTGGTAACATTCAGTAAACTCCTAGTCATTAATTCCACAATAGGTAACTTAAGCAAGCTCAAGGAAACTATGTTAATTAAGCCAGCTAATAAGCCATCACTTACCGTGTAGTCACCATGGGTTACGTAAACTGCGTGGCTGCAATTTGGGAAATTCACCTTAATAACCCTAGGTACGGATATTACTAACACGTTACTGAACCTAGTGATTTTAATGGGTTTACTATTCTCAACTTCAGGATCATGCGAGGACTCGCTTCTCACGTAAATTAATGTTAACTTACCGTTATTGCCGCTTAACTTTAATTTTTGAATAAGCCAGCGAAGCATTACTCTAAACTCACGATCATTAACCTTAATCCTACGGTCAAATAAATCACCAGCAATAACCATAACCCCTACTCCGCTTCTCTTAACTAATTCACTGATTATTGATAAGTCACTTGAATTAGCATCCACATGTAGATCTGAAACTACTAGCATTGAGTCGGAGTTTAATCTAATGCTACCTATTGTTAATCCACCATTAGTTAACCATGGCGAATCATTAATCAACATGTAGAATATCAGCACTGCTGCGGTTACTGAAATCACAATTATTACTAAGGTTATCAGCATCCACAAGAGTTTATGGGGTAAATTTAAGAAAATTACGCCACTAAGTTGCTGCAATACCCCACTTTTTCATTAATAATTGACGCCTTATTGATCCTTAAGGAATTTAGCCCTTATAATAACTTTACTTGAATAATAACACTAATGAGGGTATGGGTTAAGGAAACCACATGGCGCTATTGAAAATGTGAAGTAATTAATCCAGGTAATAAGGCCTTTAATTATGGTTGTAGTTTAAGTTTACTGCATCATTAATTAAACTGGTTAATGCATTGATTGTTGCATCCCTTAGGCGTTTAATAATCCATGATTTAAAAATTAGCAATGGGAAGGAAGTGTTAACAGCCCATGTGCTCACTATGTTACCATTAGTGACCTTAATTATGTGCTTTCCCCTTAAGGGACCCTTAATGAAGTTAAATATGATCATTAATTCCTGACCAGATACCCTAACTAAGGCCTCTTCCTTACTGAATGGCTTCGGTAAGGCTAAGTTAATCAGTACTCTTAGGTACGAACCCGCCTTCTCAAGTACCTTCACATCCCTATGTAGGTACCAGTACTTCGGCATATTCTGAACATTACTAATGATTCTCCAAATAGCCTCAGGCGATGCATTAGCGTTCATTTCAATAGTCAGCCTTATCATCAATCGCATTCTCCCTAGTTCAGTATTAATACGTTTCGCTAATTATAATTCACCATTT is a window of Caldivirga sp. DNA encoding:
- a CDS encoding metallophosphoesterase, translated to MLITLVIIVISVTAAVLIFYMLINDSPWLTNGGLTIGSIRLNSDSMLVVSDLHVDANSSDLSIISELVKRSGVGVMVIAGDLFDRRIKVNDREFRVMLRWLIQKLKLSGNNGKLTLIYVRSESSHDPEVENSKPIKITRFSNVLVISVPRVIKVNFPNCSHAVYVTHGDYTVSDGLLAGLINIVSLSLLKLPIVELMTRSLLNVTNDDWVIIGHTHLPVIDSKLKVANPGSWKGIFFTKPYNGYIIVKCVNGRLIVKSSRVKSSI
- a CDS encoding DNA-directed RNA polymerase subunit N; translated protein: MIIPIRCWTCGRPLGHLWEPFRNRVLAGEDPGKVLDDLHVTRYCCRRTLLAHVELINQVLPYGLIEK
- a CDS encoding SRPBCC family protein; translated protein: MIRLTIEMNANASPEAIWRIISNVQNMPKYWYLHRDVKVLEKAGSYLRVLINLALPKPFSKEEALVRVSGQELMIIFNFIKGPLRGKHIIKVTNGNIVSTWAVNTSFPLLIFKSWIIKRLRDATINALTSLINDAVNLNYNHN
- the truD gene encoding tRNA pseudouridine(13) synthase TruD, producing the protein MPKPTEAHLDLLVGMEYYITDCDGVGGRLRSSPEDFLVNEVLINGEVVSSSTPVSIKPRPGPYTWIIVEKRRIDTISLVITLSRRLGVKLSDISYGGLKDTGAVATQVISIRGVTPTQLVGLDLGPKVKVIASFSMDKPFTPGEIWGNQFTIVVRGISGNESVFNCVVEQVMERGLPSYYGYQRFGLRRPNSHIIGKLIIMGDFEKAVEELVAKPYPHEDDVVKKARELAGMGEYSKALELLPRSIRYLPERLVLKQLSVDPGNYMNALSKLPMNLLRLYIEAYQSYLFNKALSTRIGRGIPINKAIDGDLVVLLDEHGLPTGNVIKAEGSMVDKVNLIISKGRATVVGHLVGYRSRLNNGIQGEIELGVLRAEGVEPSDFKLSRMPKLATGGGVRWLSVKPLIHSISVEGSDAKLIFKLPKGNYATTLLREFIKPSKPELDF
- a CDS encoding undecaprenyl-diphosphate phosphatase; amino-acid sequence: MNLGYVVNGIILGIVQGISEWLPISSKTQIMITSIYALHLSFNQAYALGLFLEAGTVLAALIYFRREVWGILKALALRGSRYDYMMLKYVLIITILTGLVGVPLYLTIADSIKGIGIGLPMVLLGLILISDSILITFSRLRYMPRKNLEDLRIWEVAVIGVIQGIAALPGVSRSGVTVSAMLLLGLNPEDSFKLSFISMIPAAIGASMVPILLTRHLFNTLVTDINTYTMVTAIVIAALISIALIDALLRFARGRHIALLTALLGALAILSGVVSMITGFG
- a CDS encoding 30S ribosomal protein S9, whose amino-acid sequence is MRAIPFVEVQEVNGQKVVIATGKRKTAVARAVIRPGSGIVKINGVPLTIWPMEVARLKMMEPLALAGRDLVNKVDIDVTVSGGGFMGQASAVRMAIARGLVEYFQSKELLNLYMLYDSTMIKGDERRTEPKKPGLKHARSKRQKAYR